One stretch of Methanobacterium sp. DNA includes these proteins:
- a CDS encoding DUF2115 family protein: protein MLGLESLDFSKKIEKNELLIILKKEASDIPIIEIMKACNFLREDRKYLCPVKENQKNNPRAVCGFCIAEQDEDML, encoded by the coding sequence ATGTTAGGACTAGAAAGTCTTGATTTTTCAAAGAAAATTGAAAAAAATGAACTTTTAATTATCCTAAAGAAAGAAGCCTCAGATATCCCAATAATAGAAATTATGAAGGCCTGTAATTTCTTAAGAGAAGACAGAAAATATTTATGCCCTGTAAAAGAAAATCAGAAAAATAATCCCCGGGCTGTTTGCGGATTTTGCATTGCTGAACAGGATGAGGATATGCTCTAA
- a CDS encoding DEAD/DEAH box helicase produces the protein METLNPEIKDIIADCYPQIKELNPAQKAVVDSGLLENNSNYIIAIPTASGKTLLGLITALNTILKGGKVVYAAPLISIQNEKLAEFKKFEKFDIKVGKHPGSADLSVMVFESFDAITRFSWNTLREIDLLIIDEFHMIGEYSRGPTIECAISRSKIINPSLRIIALSATLKNMQELSSWLNAEVVEHDYRPVPLYKDILITEEYGLKNKNDIVLRVLNESIEDSSQILVFVSTRRFTESLANYISGKIKKKIPKDKKLAFRAVAEKILDVPRKKGSQPTSICLKLAEYAQNGVAFHHAGLFDKQRQIIEEEFRAGNLLMITATPSLMYGVNLPSKNVIIRDYTRWTSQGPQSIPVFDYEQMSGRAGRPGYDTEGYSYLIAKTLDEAYNLKDHYIHGEIELTNSKLIENKDAVYRQIIAQIASSLAKNPHDIIEFFGKTFYGFQMNTNDFFGTLSVDTMEYEINNALEFLVHNGIIQLTPEGLKATDLGNLIARSNYSVETAVRLKEYAKRGDIDIYQLIYDISRTPDMPKISFKSRKSKEPVMDKLNGSGIFACDIGNDEATAAALLEWIDEKSEYEIENAFNVYAATTRRAAYEASRMVKFFKEICHVLNSYSYSSDLDKLSARLYHGVREDIIPLVVSVKRLGRKRARALVDAFGSDLRYVSMDELLKIDGIGPKTAESIMKKFGKEEFVKFEP, from the coding sequence ATGGAAACACTAAATCCAGAAATCAAAGATATAATCGCTGATTGCTATCCTCAAATCAAAGAGCTTAACCCTGCTCAAAAAGCAGTTGTAGATTCAGGATTACTTGAAAATAACTCTAATTACATAATAGCTATTCCAACTGCAAGTGGAAAAACACTTCTTGGATTAATTACAGCATTAAATACGATTTTAAAGGGAGGTAAAGTGGTATATGCTGCTCCCTTAATATCAATTCAGAATGAAAAGCTTGCAGAATTTAAAAAGTTTGAAAAATTTGATATCAAAGTAGGAAAGCATCCAGGTTCCGCGGATTTATCAGTAATGGTCTTTGAATCATTTGATGCAATAACAAGATTTTCATGGAACACTCTTCGTGAAATTGATCTTCTAATTATTGATGAATTTCACATGATTGGTGAATATTCTCGAGGTCCGACAATTGAATGTGCGATAAGTCGATCAAAAATAATAAACCCTTCTCTTAGAATTATTGCACTTTCAGCAACGCTCAAGAATATGCAGGAGCTTTCAAGCTGGTTAAATGCAGAAGTTGTGGAGCATGATTACAGACCAGTTCCCCTCTATAAAGATATACTCATAACTGAAGAATATGGATTAAAAAACAAGAATGACATCGTTTTACGTGTTTTGAATGAATCCATTGAAGATTCATCCCAGATCCTTGTTTTTGTATCTACCCGCAGGTTTACAGAGTCTCTTGCAAATTATATCTCTGGAAAAATCAAGAAAAAGATTCCAAAAGATAAAAAACTGGCTTTTAGAGCTGTAGCTGAAAAAATACTGGATGTTCCAAGAAAAAAAGGATCACAGCCAACTTCTATTTGTTTAAAACTTGCAGAATACGCCCAAAATGGTGTAGCATTCCACCATGCAGGCCTTTTTGATAAGCAACGCCAGATAATTGAAGAAGAGTTCCGTGCAGGTAACCTTTTAATGATAACTGCCACTCCAAGCCTCATGTATGGAGTAAATCTTCCATCTAAAAACGTTATAATAAGAGATTACACTCGCTGGACATCACAGGGACCTCAAAGTATTCCTGTGTTTGATTATGAGCAAATGTCAGGTCGTGCAGGTCGGCCGGGCTATGATACTGAAGGATATTCTTATTTAATTGCTAAAACGTTAGATGAAGCTTATAATTTAAAAGATCATTATATTCATGGAGAAATAGAATTAACAAACTCCAAACTGATAGAGAATAAAGATGCTGTTTACAGGCAGATAATAGCTCAAATTGCATCTTCACTTGCTAAAAACCCACATGATATCATTGAATTTTTTGGTAAAACATTTTATGGTTTCCAGATGAATACCAACGATTTTTTTGGCACTCTTTCAGTTGATACCATGGAATACGAGATAAATAACGCCCTTGAATTCCTTGTTCACAATGGAATTATTCAACTAACTCCAGAAGGGCTTAAAGCCACAGATTTGGGTAATTTAATTGCAAGAAGCAACTATTCTGTAGAAACAGCAGTTAGACTTAAAGAATATGCAAAAAGAGGAGATATTGATATATATCAACTTATTTATGATATTTCAAGGACTCCGGACATGCCTAAAATTTCATTTAAAAGCCGTAAGAGCAAAGAACCTGTAATGGATAAATTAAACGGCTCTGGAATCTTTGCATGCGATATTGGCAATGATGAAGCCACAGCAGCAGCTCTTTTAGAATGGATAGATGAGAAAAGTGAATATGAAATTGAGAATGCATTTAATGTGTATGCTGCAACCACAAGAAGGGCGGCTTATGAAGCATCGCGAATGGTAAAATTCTTTAAAGAAATCTGTCATGTTTTAAACAGTTATTCATACTCCAGCGACCTTGATAAGCTATCAGCACGTCTTTACCATGGAGTTCGTGAAGATATCATTCCACTTGTTGTAAGCGTTAAACGACTTGGACGAAAACGTGCGCGCGCACTTGTAGATGCATTTGGAAGTGATTTAAGATATGTTTCAATGGATGAACTTCTTAAAATAGATGGAATAGGGCCTAAAACTGCTGAATCAATTATGAAGAAGTTTGGTAAAGAAGAATTCGTCAAGTTTGAGCCTTAA
- a CDS encoding DUF2115 domain-containing protein yields MAETIEDLDFSKKISKKELLDVLKKEASRIHMYDIMMASTFIQEDAKYMQAGYREEFVERFTRAFINRFKDIKEDKEEYSGYVDNNKLKEFIDVLEKQIKESSIRQELYFLRLAKIVSIYTTFILEASIHPVGTSFPGGFKVRFKNGEYLCPVKEKQLNTPGALCRFCVSKQDKNVISK; encoded by the coding sequence ATGGCTGAAACTATTGAAGATCTTGACTTTTCAAAGAAAATTTCAAAAAAAGAGCTTCTGGACGTTTTAAAGAAGGAAGCCTCACGAATTCACATGTATGACATAATGATGGCCTCTACATTCATTCAGGAAGATGCAAAGTACATGCAGGCAGGTTACAGAGAAGAATTTGTTGAAAGATTCACCAGAGCATTTATAAATCGTTTTAAAGACATAAAAGAAGACAAAGAGGAATACAGTGGATATGTTGATAATAATAAGCTTAAAGAGTTTATAGATGTACTTGAAAAGCAGATAAAGGAATCCAGTATCAGACAGGAGCTTTATTTTCTTCGTTTAGCAAAAATTGTTTCCATTTATACTACATTTATATTAGAAGCGTCAATCCACCCGGTTGGGACTTCATTTCCAGGAGGATTTAAAGTTAGATTTAAAAATGGAGAATATTTATGTCCTGTAAAGGAAAAACAGTTGAATACTCCTGGCGCTTTGTGCAGATTCTGCGTTTCAAAACAGGATAAAAATGTAATTAGCAAATAA